A section of the Roseomonas marmotae genome encodes:
- a CDS encoding D-amino acid dehydrogenase yields MKVLVLGAGVVGTTSAWYLARAGHEVEVVDRQSGAGLETSFANAGQVSFGYSSPWAGPGIPLKALKWMFMQHSPLVIRPRMDPAQWSWLWQMLRNCTETAYQTNKSRMVRVAEYSRSALADLRAETGIQYDHRERGTLQLFRTQQQLDHVGDDLRVLKQYDVPFQVLDPAGCISVEPALARVREKFVGGLYLPGDETGDAHIFTQRLAALCEERGVRFRYGTSVDRFLVEGGDIAGVQTSAGVLKADRYLLAMGSYSPMLAAPLGLKVPVYPVKGYSITLPVAEDAAAPASTVMDETYKIAITRLGDRIRVGGTAEIAGFDMTLHEERKETLLHSVRDLYPEGGRFEEAKFWTGLRPMTPDGTPIIGGTTYPSLFLNTGHGTLGWTMSCGSGKLAADLVGGQRPNIEYADLALSRYAA; encoded by the coding sequence ATGAAGGTTCTGGTTCTCGGTGCTGGCGTCGTCGGCACCACCTCGGCTTGGTACCTGGCTCGCGCGGGGCATGAGGTGGAGGTGGTAGACCGCCAGTCGGGCGCGGGGCTGGAGACGAGCTTCGCCAATGCCGGCCAGGTGTCCTTCGGCTATTCCTCGCCCTGGGCCGGGCCAGGCATCCCGTTGAAGGCGCTGAAATGGATGTTCATGCAGCACAGCCCGCTGGTGATCCGCCCGCGCATGGACCCGGCGCAGTGGTCCTGGCTGTGGCAGATGCTGCGGAACTGCACCGAGACCGCCTACCAGACCAACAAGTCCCGGATGGTGCGGGTGGCGGAATACAGCCGCAGCGCCCTGGCCGATCTGCGCGCGGAGACGGGCATCCAGTATGACCACCGGGAGCGCGGCACCTTGCAGCTCTTCCGCACGCAGCAGCAGCTCGACCATGTCGGTGACGACCTTCGGGTGCTGAAGCAGTATGATGTCCCCTTCCAGGTGCTGGACCCCGCCGGCTGCATCTCGGTCGAGCCTGCGCTGGCCCGCGTCCGGGAGAAGTTCGTCGGAGGCCTGTATCTGCCGGGCGACGAGACGGGCGACGCCCATATCTTCACGCAGCGTCTGGCGGCGCTCTGCGAGGAGAGGGGGGTGCGCTTCCGCTATGGCACCTCAGTGGACCGTTTCCTGGTGGAAGGCGGCGACATCGCCGGCGTGCAGACCAGCGCGGGCGTGCTGAAGGCCGACCGCTACCTGCTGGCCATGGGCAGCTATTCGCCCATGCTCGCGGCGCCGCTGGGGCTGAAGGTGCCGGTCTATCCAGTGAAGGGCTATTCCATCACGCTGCCGGTCGCCGAGGATGCGGCCGCGCCGGCGTCTACCGTGATGGACGAAACCTACAAGATTGCCATCACCCGCCTGGGCGACCGCATCCGCGTCGGCGGCACGGCCGAAATCGCCGGCTTCGACATGACGCTGCATGAGGAGCGGAAGGAGACGCTGCTCCATTCCGTGCGTGACCTCTACCCGGAGGGGGGCCGCTTCGAGGAGGCGAAGTTCTGGACGGGGCTGCGGCCGATGACGCCGGACGGCACGCCGATCATCGGCGGCACCACTTATCCCAGCCTGTTCCTGAACACCGGCCATGGCACGCTGGGCTGGACCATGTCCTGCGGCAGCGGAAAGCTGGCCGCCGATCTGGTCGGCGGCCAGCGGCCGAATATCGAATACGCGGACCTGGCGCTGTCGCGCTACGCCGCCTGA
- a CDS encoding MetQ/NlpA family ABC transporter substrate-binding protein, translated as MLTKRSLTLTGAAALLLPSVLRAQAAEVGTTARPLRVGVTSGVHAQVLEVARDVLARENFVIKITEFSDFIQPNAALAAGEIDINTYQHQPFLDAQKQQRGFDFVPVGRTVLTVMGVFSRKVKTLTDLPNGARVAIPNDPTNGGRALLLLAKAGVFKLRDGADFRATVADIAENPKRIRIVELEAASIARSLDDVDAAAITGNYAVPAGLNPVKEALAVEGADSVYTVLVVTRRGDEAKPWAQKLARAYADPAVKDFVEKTFGGAVIVGA; from the coding sequence ATGCTGACCAAACGCTCCCTGACCCTGACCGGTGCCGCCGCGCTGCTACTGCCTTCGGTCCTTCGTGCGCAGGCAGCGGAGGTCGGCACGACTGCCCGCCCGTTGCGCGTCGGAGTAACCTCCGGCGTGCACGCGCAGGTGCTGGAAGTGGCTCGCGACGTGCTCGCGCGCGAGAACTTCGTGATCAAGATCACGGAGTTCTCCGACTTCATCCAGCCGAATGCCGCGCTCGCCGCGGGCGAGATCGATATCAACACCTATCAGCACCAGCCCTTCCTGGACGCGCAGAAGCAGCAGCGCGGCTTCGACTTCGTTCCGGTGGGCAGGACGGTGCTGACGGTGATGGGCGTCTTCAGCCGCAAGGTGAAGACGCTGACGGATCTGCCAAACGGCGCCCGCGTCGCCATTCCCAACGATCCGACCAATGGCGGACGCGCGCTGCTGTTGCTGGCCAAGGCTGGCGTCTTCAAGCTGCGTGACGGCGCAGACTTCAGGGCGACGGTGGCCGATATCGCCGAGAATCCGAAGCGCATCCGCATCGTGGAACTGGAGGCGGCTTCGATCGCGCGCAGCCTGGACGATGTCGATGCCGCCGCCATCACCGGCAACTATGCCGTGCCGGCCGGGCTGAACCCTGTGAAGGAAGCCCTGGCGGTGGAAGGCGCAGACAGCGTCTACACCGTGCTGGTGGTGACGCGCCGCGGCGATGAGGCCAAGCCCTGGGCGCAGAAGCTGGCCCGCGCCTATGCCGATCCCGCCGTGAAGGACTTCGTGGAGAAGACCTTCGGCGGCGCGGTCATCGTGGGTGCCTGA
- a CDS encoding MetQ/NlpA family ABC transporter substrate-binding protein, with translation MTINRRVLLGAGLALPFAAAATAQKPEIGTAARPLTVGATAGPHSQVMEKVQEIAARDGLVIKIVPFTDYITPNAAVADGDLDANSYQHQPFLDQTVRDRRLPLVAVGKTLVFPMGIYSRKHKAVADIPNGTRIAIPNDPTNGGRALVLLAANGAFKLRDGADFRATVADVTENPKRLRILELEAAQIPRALDEVEAAAINTNFAIPAGLNPVKDSIALESADSPYANLIAVHRDNANAPWVKKLLAAYQNDEIKDFVRVTFQGSVVPAF, from the coding sequence ATGACCATCAATCGCCGTGTCCTGCTCGGTGCCGGCCTCGCCCTGCCCTTCGCCGCCGCGGCCACCGCGCAGAAGCCCGAGATCGGCACCGCCGCGCGCCCGCTGACCGTCGGCGCTACCGCTGGCCCCCACAGCCAGGTGATGGAGAAGGTGCAGGAGATTGCCGCCCGCGACGGGCTGGTGATCAAGATCGTGCCTTTCACGGACTACATCACGCCGAATGCCGCCGTCGCGGATGGCGACCTGGATGCCAACAGCTACCAGCACCAGCCCTTCCTCGACCAGACGGTGCGGGACCGCCGCCTGCCGCTGGTGGCCGTGGGCAAGACTCTGGTCTTCCCGATGGGCATCTATTCCCGCAAGCACAAGGCGGTCGCGGATATCCCGAATGGCACCCGCATCGCCATTCCGAACGATCCCACCAATGGCGGCCGCGCCCTGGTGCTGCTGGCGGCCAATGGCGCCTTCAAGCTGCGCGACGGCGCCGATTTCCGCGCCACGGTGGCCGACGTGACGGAGAACCCGAAGCGCCTGCGTATCCTGGAGCTGGAAGCCGCCCAGATTCCCCGCGCGCTGGATGAGGTGGAAGCCGCCGCCATCAACACCAACTTCGCCATCCCTGCCGGCCTGAATCCGGTGAAGGACTCGATCGCGCTCGAGAGCGCGGACAGCCCCTATGCCAACCTCATCGCCGTGCATCGCGACAACGCGAACGCGCCCTGGGTGAAGAAGCTGCTGGCCGCCTACCAGAATGACGAGATCAAGGATTTCGTGCGTGTGACCTTCCAGGGCTCGGTCGTTCCGGCCTTCTGA